The genomic stretch CACATCAGAATAGGGGGGGGACAAATGTTTGATAAGTTTAATTTTGACTTCATTCATAGGGATCGAGATGATTTTACCCCTCTAGTGGTAATGATGTGTGGGATTGCCGGTTCTGGGAAAACGACATTTTCACAACGATTAGAATTGGAAGGGTTTATACGTCTTTCGGTTGATGAAGAAATTTGGGCTACACATGGTCGCTGGGGGATCGATTTCCCAATGGAAAAGTTTGATGAATATAGAAAAAATGCAGAAAGCAAATTACGTCTCCGTTTAATCAAACTAATTCATGACAAAAAACAAGTGGTTATTGATTTTAGTTTTTGGGACCGTGTTAGAAGAAACCAGTATAAAGAACTTATAGAGAATTCTGGTGGAAAATGGAAACTCATTTATTTAAAAGTACATCCCAATGAATTGCGGGAACGACTTAGGTTACGTAATAAACGTTTTGATGCAAATTCGTTTCCGATTTCAGAAGAACGCTTGAATTCATACCTTAGCGGTTTCGAAATACCAAAGGGTGAAGGAGAAATTGTCATTGAAAATTAGACCTATCAGATAAAATCACTACGGCTTACATCTAGTAAATACATGCTTACTGCTTCCACTATCTTGGGAGAGGCAGATGATGCGCTACTGAACGACCTTGATTTAACCAGGATGTAGCGCGACATTCGCCACTTTTTGCATGGTGATGGAAAAAACAATAAGAGGGACTATAATTAATAAAAGGAAGAATAAAATGTATAACGTCGTAAAAGCCAATATGAAAGATTTAGATGATATCGCTCACGTTGACAGTGAAGTAATTGGAAACACAAGTAGACGAAACTTTATTAAAGATAGCATTGAGAGGGGACATTGTATCATTGTTCAAGAAGCCAATCATATCATTGGCTTTTTAACCTATGATACGAATTTTTTTGACTGTTCATTTATATCCCTCATTATGGTATCGCCATCAAAAAGACGAAAAGGTTATGCAAGTATACTGCTGGAATATATGACCAATCATTCTCCTACTACAAAAGTATTTTCTTCTACTAATTGTTCGAATGTTACGATGCAGAAAGTATTTGAAACGAACGGATTTAGTCAAAGTGGTAAAATTGAAAATTTGGACGAAGGCGATCCAGAGATGATCTTTTTTAAATCAACTTGATAGACCAACATGATTGAATCATAGATGTTGAAGATAAGATTAAAAAGACGGGAGAGAGTTTATGGCCAGAGCTATTGTTTCATAAAAGTAAGCATTCAGAATAAGGATGTCATCCTTTATTCAAGGAGGAACAAATATGGAGTTTAAAAAGCTTGAAAGAACTTTTAAGGTTGTTGGGATGAAACATATAGGGGAATTCCAAAACTATGGAAATGAAGTACCAGTGAATGCTCAGAAATTTATGAGTAGGGTGGGCGAAATCTCGAACCACGCTACAGAAATTGCCCTTTATGAGCCTAAAAAGAGCGAGGATCAACTTGAAGGGGAGTATTA from Bacillus sp. Cs-700 encodes the following:
- a CDS encoding ATP-binding protein: MFDKFNFDFIHRDRDDFTPLVVMMCGIAGSGKTTFSQRLELEGFIRLSVDEEIWATHGRWGIDFPMEKFDEYRKNAESKLRLRLIKLIHDKKQVVIDFSFWDRVRRNQYKELIENSGGKWKLIYLKVHPNELRERLRLRNKRFDANSFPISEERLNSYLSGFEIPKGEGEIVIEN
- a CDS encoding GNAT family N-acetyltransferase, with the translated sequence MYNVVKANMKDLDDIAHVDSEVIGNTSRRNFIKDSIERGHCIIVQEANHIIGFLTYDTNFFDCSFISLIMVSPSKRRKGYASILLEYMTNHSPTTKVFSSTNCSNVTMQKVFETNGFSQSGKIENLDEGDPEMIFFKST